Proteins from a genomic interval of Salvia splendens isolate huo1 unplaced genomic scaffold, SspV2 ctg368, whole genome shotgun sequence:
- the LOC121789917 gene encoding LOW QUALITY PROTEIN: cytochrome c oxidase subunit 3 (The sequence of the model RefSeq protein was modified relative to this genomic sequence to represent the inferred CDS: inserted 2 bases in 1 codon), which yields MPQLDKFTYFTQFFWSCLFLFTFYIAICNDGDGVLGISRIRKLRNQLVSHRETNIRSNDPKSLEDILRKGFSTGVSYMYSSLFEVSQWCNAVDLLGKRKKITLISCFGELSGSRGMERNIFYLISKSSYSTSSNPGWGITCRNDIMLMHVLHSQGSIAQLERSTSAFDFAXATQNELIRDQQRHSYHLVDPSPWPISGSLGALATTVGGVMYMHSFQGGATLLSLGLIFILYTMFVWWRDVLRESTLEGHHTKVVQLGPRYGFILFIVSEVMFFFAFFRASSHSSLAPTVEIGGIWPPKGIGVLDPWEIPFLNTLIPPSSGAAVTWAHHAILAGKEKRAVYALVATVLLALVFTGFQGMEYYQAPSTISDSIYGSTFFLATGFHGFHVIIGTLFLIICGIRQYLGHLTKEHHVGFEAAAWYWHFVDVVRLFPFVSIYWWGGI from the exons aTGCCTCAATTAGATAAATTCACTTATTTCACACAATTCTTCTGGTCATGCCTTTTCCTCTTTACTTTCTATATTGCCATATGCAATGATGGAGATGGGGTACTTGGGATCAGCAGAATTCGAAAACTACGGAACCAACTGGTTTCACACCGGGAGACCAACATCCGGAGCAACGACCCCAAGAGTTTGGAGGATATCTTGAGAAAAGGTTTTAGCACCGGTGTATCCTATATGTACTCCAGTTTATTCGAAGTATCCCAATGGTGTAACGCCGTCGACTTATTGGGAAAAAGGAAGAAGATCACTTTGATCTCTTGTTTCGGAGAACTAAGTGGCTCACGAGGAATGGAAAGAAATATATTCTATTTGATTTCGAAGTCCTCATATAGCACTTCTTCCAATCCTGGATGGGGGATCACTTGTAGGAATGACATAATGCTAATGCATGTTCTACACAGCCAAGGAAGCAT AGCTCAATTGGAGAGATCAACCAGCGCCTTTGATTTCGC GGCGACGCAGAACGAACTAATCCGCGACCAGCAA AGGCATTCTTATCATTTGGTAGATCCAAGTCCATGGCCTATTTCGGGTTCACTCGGAGCTTTGGCAACAACCGTAGGAGGTGTGATGTACATGCACTCATTTCAAGGGGGTGCAACACTTCTCAGTTTGGGCCTCATATTTATCCTATATACCATGTTCGTATGGTGGCGCGATGTTCTACGTGAATCCACGTTGGAAGGACATCATACCAAAGTCGTACAATTAGGACCTCGATATGGTTTTATTCTTTTTATCGTATCGGAGGTTATGttcttttttgctttttttcgGGCTTCTTCTCATTCTTCTTTGGCACCTACGGTAGAGATCGGAGGTATTTGGCCCCCAAAAGGGATTGGGGTTTTAGATCCTTGGGAAATCCCTTTTCTTAATACCCTTATTCCCCCTTCATCCGGAGCTGCCGTAACTTGGGCTCATCATGCTATACTCGCGGGGAAGGAAAAACGAGCAGTTTACGCTTTAGTAGCTACCGTTTTACTGGCTCTAGTATTCACTGGCTTTCAAGGAATGGAATATTATCAAGCACCCTCCACTATTTCGGATAGTATTTATGGTTCTACCTTTTTCTTAGCAACTGGCTTTCATGGTTTTCATGTGATTATAGGTACTCTTTTCTTGATCATATGTGGTATTCGCCAATATCTTGGTCATCTGACCAAGGAGCATCACGTTGGCTTTGAAGCAGCTGCATGGTACTGGCATTTTGTAGACGTGGTTCGGTTATTCCCATTTGTCTCTATCTATTGGTGGGGAGGTATATGA